The proteins below are encoded in one region of Ereboglobus luteus:
- the hisC gene encoding histidinol-phosphate transaminase — MSNTLPQPLPHIAKLHAYTPGLQPTESGWIKLNTNECPHPPSPRVAGAIIRELGADKSGSNLRLYPNPTSAALRETIAAHHAPQCPSLTAAGVCVGNGSDDILNLLVRAYCSAGAPLAHTVPSYSLYPVLVAIENGRCETIPFERDMRLPVETLAASTAPILFLTSPNAPTGVGFANAEIERILAGYRGLLVVDEAYAPFANENAVPLLARHPNLVIVRTLSKAHALAGIRIGYALAHPEVISVLDRVRDSYNTSRLSQAAAIAALEDGDYYAGIIEKIKTTRDHWQKEWTARGWFSYPSQTNFIFVEPKNARGESGAAVAQSAYDWLRAHKVLVRYFPSHPLTAPFLRISVGTDTEMVALDNTLQAWIKNA, encoded by the coding sequence ATGTCCAACACGCTCCCACAACCGCTCCCGCACATCGCAAAACTCCACGCCTACACGCCCGGACTCCAGCCGACCGAATCCGGCTGGATCAAGCTGAACACAAACGAATGCCCCCACCCGCCAAGCCCGCGCGTCGCCGGGGCGATCATCCGCGAACTCGGCGCGGACAAATCCGGCTCGAACCTCCGGCTCTACCCGAATCCGACAAGCGCCGCGCTTCGCGAAACCATCGCCGCGCACCACGCCCCGCAATGCCCCTCGCTCACCGCCGCCGGCGTCTGCGTCGGCAACGGCTCCGACGACATCCTCAATCTCCTCGTGCGCGCCTATTGCTCCGCCGGCGCGCCGCTCGCGCACACCGTGCCCAGCTACTCGCTTTACCCCGTGCTCGTCGCCATCGAAAACGGCCGCTGCGAAACAATCCCGTTCGAGCGCGACATGCGCCTGCCCGTCGAGACGCTCGCCGCCTCCACCGCGCCCATCCTCTTCCTCACCTCGCCCAACGCGCCCACCGGCGTCGGCTTCGCAAACGCCGAAATCGAACGCATCCTCGCCGGCTACCGCGGGCTGCTCGTCGTTGACGAAGCCTACGCGCCCTTCGCAAACGAAAACGCCGTGCCGCTCCTCGCGCGCCACCCGAACCTCGTCATCGTGCGCACGCTTTCAAAAGCCCATGCGCTCGCGGGCATCCGCATCGGCTACGCGCTCGCGCATCCCGAAGTCATCAGCGTGCTCGACCGCGTGCGCGACAGCTACAACACCTCGCGCCTCTCGCAAGCCGCCGCCATCGCCGCGCTCGAAGACGGCGACTATTACGCCGGCATCATCGAAAAAATAAAAACCACGCGCGACCACTGGCAAAAGGAATGGACCGCGCGCGGCTGGTTTTCCTATCCCTCGCAGACCAACTTCATTTTCGTCGAGCCGAAAAACGCGCGCGGCGAAAGCGGCGCGGCGGTCGCGCAATCCGCCTACGATTGGCTCCGCGCGCACAAGGTGCTCGTGCGATATTTTCCCTCACATCCCTTGACCGCGCCCTTCCTGCGCATCAGTGTCGGCACTGACACCGAAATGGTCGCACTCGACAACACCCTCCAAGCATGGATCAAAAACGCATAG
- the hemL gene encoding glutamate-1-semialdehyde 2,1-aminomutase codes for MSNQSFQGGQSSDQLFARARRLIPGGVNSPVRAFRSVGGSPFFVESARGATLTTADGRELIDFVCTWGPAIHGHNHPAIRGAVAAALERGTSFGTPNPAEVEMAELITQFFPSVKKVRMCNSGTEATMTAIRLARGFTGRDKIIKFAGCYHGHSDSLLIKAGSGALTHGNPDSAGVPASFARETIVLPYNDTAALDAAFAANPGEIAGVIVEPYCGNVGFIMPDAGYLEHLRDITARHGAVLIFDEVMTGFRLARGGVQELENIVPDLTTLGKIIGGGLPVGAIGGRADIMDYLAPEGPVYQAGTLSGNPLAMAAGIAALKLLDGEPGVYARLDALGRQLRDALLDAAKQKGLALQVPQRGSMFSAFFNDAPVRDYATATKSDAKLYARFFHACLDGGVYLAPSAYEAAFLSTAHEGGAIARACEVMTKALISL; via the coding sequence ATGTCGAACCAGTCTTTTCAGGGCGGCCAGTCCTCCGATCAACTTTTCGCGCGCGCGCGCCGGCTTATTCCCGGCGGCGTCAATTCGCCCGTGCGCGCGTTTCGTTCGGTGGGCGGCTCGCCGTTTTTCGTGGAGTCGGCGCGCGGCGCGACGCTCACGACGGCGGACGGGCGCGAGCTGATCGACTTCGTCTGCACGTGGGGGCCGGCGATTCACGGGCACAACCATCCCGCGATTCGCGGCGCGGTGGCGGCGGCGCTGGAGCGCGGCACTTCGTTTGGCACGCCCAATCCCGCCGAGGTGGAGATGGCGGAGTTGATTACGCAATTTTTTCCGTCGGTAAAAAAAGTCCGCATGTGCAACAGCGGCACCGAGGCCACGATGACGGCGATCCGCCTCGCGCGCGGTTTCACGGGGCGCGACAAGATCATCAAGTTTGCCGGTTGTTATCACGGGCACTCGGACTCGCTTCTCATCAAGGCCGGCTCCGGCGCGCTCACGCACGGCAATCCCGACAGCGCGGGCGTGCCGGCGTCGTTTGCGCGCGAAACAATCGTGCTCCCCTACAACGACACCGCCGCGCTCGACGCGGCGTTTGCGGCGAATCCGGGCGAAATCGCGGGCGTCATCGTCGAGCCGTATTGCGGCAATGTCGGTTTCATCATGCCGGATGCGGGCTACCTCGAGCATCTGCGCGACATCACGGCGCGGCATGGCGCAGTGCTCATTTTTGACGAGGTGATGACCGGTTTTCGCCTTGCGCGCGGCGGCGTGCAGGAGCTCGAAAACATTGTGCCCGACTTGACCACGCTTGGGAAAATCATCGGCGGCGGTTTGCCCGTTGGCGCGATCGGCGGGCGCGCCGACATCATGGATTATCTCGCGCCCGAGGGGCCGGTTTACCAGGCGGGCACGCTCAGCGGGAATCCGCTGGCGATGGCGGCGGGCATCGCGGCGCTGAAATTGCTGGACGGGGAACCGGGTGTTTACGCGCGGCTCGACGCGCTCGGCCGCCAGTTGCGCGACGCGCTTCTCGACGCCGCGAAACAGAAGGGCCTCGCGCTGCAAGTGCCGCAGCGCGGCTCGATGTTCAGCGCGTTTTTTAACGACGCGCCGGTGCGCGATTACGCGACCGCGACCAAGTCCGACGCGAAACTTTACGCGCGCTTTTTTCACGCGTGTCTCGACGGCGGCGTTTATCTCGCACCGAGCGCGTATGAGGCGGCGTTCCTGAGCACGGCGCACGAGGGCGGCGCGATCGCGCGCGCGTGCGAGGTGATGACGAAGGCGCTCATTTCATTGTAA
- a CDS encoding InlB B-repeat-containing protein, translating to MKSIIICLVVLFVACKVSAKTEVGQAGVIASPSHVAPANAGIVTPVAPYFLDAETVNAYGCVIMPHYSDTIIYRLNGEICEAEQFVPVGTAVTVTATPVEGYEFPEDTVTTWTHTIRYVGPRPPVFIDANNRFIVIIPSPGTGQVTYSINTDEAYEGEYYFSYGDTVTVTVEPANGDYFSANTVTSWTHTFGSGTSP from the coding sequence ATGAAATCAATTATCATATGTCTTGTTGTGTTGTTTGTTGCATGCAAAGTATCTGCGAAAACAGAGGTGGGCCAAGCTGGTGTCATTGCCAGCCCTAGCCATGTGGCTCCTGCCAACGCCGGCATAGTCACTCCTGTTGCACCTTACTTTCTGGATGCTGAAACCGTGAACGCATATGGCTGCGTCATCATGCCTCACTATTCAGACACGATCATCTACCGTCTCAACGGCGAAATTTGTGAGGCCGAACAATTCGTTCCTGTTGGCACTGCGGTTACTGTCACAGCCACACCTGTGGAAGGGTATGAGTTCCCCGAAGATACCGTCACAACATGGACACATACCATTAGATATGTCGGGCCCAGACCCCCTGTTTTTATTGATGCCAATAATCGCTTCATCGTTATCATCCCCTCTCCGGGAACGGGCCAAGTCACCTATAGCATTAACACCGATGAGGCTTATGAGGGTGAGTATTATTTTTCCTATGGCGATACTGTAACAGTCACCGTCGAGCCTGCGAATGGCGACTATTTCTCCGCCAACACGGTCACCTCGTGGACGCACACTTTCGGAAGCGGCACATCCCCGTGA
- a CDS encoding Minf_1886 family protein: protein MQDIKFHEVVEQICKEDPRYDRRAYGFVRMGLDYTVGEIRKKNAEKAGKGAQRTKHVKGPQLLEGLREYTLNQFGPLSKTVLNEWGVTRCEDFGEIVFNLIEYQVFSKTPDDRREDFASIYTFDDAFEKPFRPEKAVRFSIIEDEK, encoded by the coding sequence ATGCAGGACATCAAGTTTCACGAAGTCGTTGAGCAGATTTGCAAAGAGGACCCGCGCTATGACCGGCGCGCCTACGGATTTGTGCGCATGGGGCTGGACTACACCGTGGGCGAAATCCGCAAAAAAAACGCGGAGAAGGCGGGCAAGGGCGCGCAGCGCACAAAGCATGTCAAGGGGCCGCAACTGCTTGAGGGACTGCGCGAATACACGCTGAACCAGTTCGGACCGCTTTCAAAAACCGTGCTCAACGAATGGGGCGTCACACGCTGCGAGGACTTTGGAGAGATCGTGTTCAACCTGATCGAATACCAGGTTTTCAGCAAAACCCCCGACGACCGGCGCGAGGATTTCGCGTCAATCTACACCTTTGACGATGCCTTCGAGAAACCGTTCCGTCCCGAAAAAGCGGTGCGCTTCAGCATCATTGAGGATGAAAAGTGA